One part of the Procambarus clarkii isolate CNS0578487 chromosome 41, FALCON_Pclarkii_2.0, whole genome shotgun sequence genome encodes these proteins:
- the LOC123760991 gene encoding pupal cuticle protein Edg-84A produces the protein MLLQMLLAVAVVGVTMAYPGGYDPVYPSEPLPYQFDYAVHDDYKGTNFGQKEKSDGKNVHGSYTVDLPDGRRQTVDYTADHYKGFVAKVSYEGQAKHPAQYGPPITFQHGGEGYH, from the exons ATGCTCCTTCAG ATGCTGTTGGCTGTGGCTGTGGTAGGGGTGACCATGGCATACCCGGGAGGCTACGACCCAGTATACCCCTCG GAACCTCTGCCCTACCAGTTCGACTACGCGGTCCACGACGACTACAAGGGCACCAACTTCGGCCAAAAGGAGAAGTCTGACGGTAAAAATGTGCACGGCTCCTACACCGTCGACCTCCCCGACGGTCGCAGACAGACG GTGGActacacagccgaccactacaagGGCTTTGTTGCTAAAGTTAGCTACGAAGGTCAGGCCAAACACCCGGCTCAGTATGGGCCTCCAATCACCTTCCAGCACGGAGGTGAAGGCTACCACTAA